A window of Thermovirga sp. genomic DNA:
AGCATGGCCGTTCTCCTTTCCCGTTCAGAATAAAAGCAGGCCCCTGCGGATGCGGCGGACCAGATCGAGGTGCATCCGGTGGCCCGCCCTGTGGGCGATAACCCGTCCCTTGAGCGGTCTCCCGAGGGTGGCCAGGTCCCCGACGAGGTCCAGCACTTTGTGGCGGACCGGCTCCTCGGGCACCCGGTATGTCGATGTTGGGTGAGGATCACCGTCGCCTATCACGAGGACATTGTCCGCCGTGCCGCCTCGGCCGAGCCCACGGTCCCTGATCCCCGCGATCTCCGAATCCAGGACGAAGGTCCTGGCAGGGGCGATGCCCCCGGCGAAGACATCCCTGGTGACGACCCCTTCGTAGACCTGGGCTCCAATGGCTGGAGAATCGTACCTTATGGAGCAGGTTATTTCAAAACGGTCGGAAGGGATCACGCCCATGAACCCCCCCCGGGAATCGCCAAAGGCGATCTCCCTGGCCACGGCGATGGGGGCGACATCCCACCCGGGTTCCCGGAGGGGAGCGAGGGCTTCGACGAAGGGACGGGCGCTCCCGTCCAGGGCGGGGATTTCAGGCCCCAACGGGGACAACAGGGCGCTCCAGACCCCGAGGCCCGCGAGAGCCGCGAGGAGGTGTTCCACCGTCATAACCCTGGAGCCGTCGGGGAAGACCAGCGTGGTACCCCTTGCGGTTCCGTCCGCCACCGCGGACTGGACCGGAAAAATTCCGCCGGGGAAGGCGAAGAACAGCCCCCTTTTCTCGGAGGGGGCCACCAGGACCTCCGAGGACACCCCGGTGTGGATCCCCACTCCCTTGAAGGAGGCTTCACCCTTGAGCCCGAAGGCCTCCGTCATCGGCAGCCTCTTTCCCTCAGTTCTGCGATTTCCTGTTTCAGCCTCCTGATCTCTTCGCGCATCTCGGGCAATCTCCTCAGCATAGCCTGGATCTTCATCTGCTCGCGGTGATCCCTGGCGGGGAATCCTGAAACGGTGGCGCCGGGGGGAACGTCCTTGGTGGCGCCGGCGTCGGCCGCCACCTGGGCCCTCGTCCCGACGGTGACATGGTCCGAGACGCCGCTCCTGGCGGCCATAATGACCCCATCTTCTAGAACGGCGCTGCCCGCTATCCCCGTCATCGCGACAAGAATGCAGTTTTTACCAATCCGGGCGTTGTGGCCTATATGGACGTGGTTGTCGATGACGGTTCCGTCCCCTATCACGGTTTCGTCGAGGGTCGCCCTGTCGATGGTCACGCAGGCGCCGAGTTCCACCCTGTCCCCTAACCTGACCCGCCCCAATTGCGGGATCTTCACGTGCCCGCCGTCAAAATCGGGGAGGAA
This region includes:
- a CDS encoding UDP-3-O-acyl-N-acetylglucosamine deacetylase, producing MTEAFGLKGEASFKGVGIHTGVSSEVLVAPSEKRGLFFAFPGGIFPVQSAVADGTARGTTLVFPDGSRVMTVEHLLAALAGLGVWSALLSPLGPEIPALDGSARPFVEALAPLREPGWDVAPIAVAREIAFGDSRGGFMGVIPSDRFEITCSIRYDSPAIGAQVYEGVVTRDVFAGGIAPARTFVLDSEIAGIRDRGLGRGGTADNVLVIGDGDPHPTSTYRVPEEPVRHKVLDLVGDLATLGRPLKGRVIAHRAGHRMHLDLVRRIRRGLLLF